The following DNA comes from Brassica oleracea var. oleracea cultivar TO1000 chromosome C5, BOL, whole genome shotgun sequence.
AACGTTTATCGACCAGCTTGGTTCTTCCACGGCGCATGTTTTCGAGTTCAGAACCGGTTCTTGGAGAGAGAGCGTACGGATTCTTTATCCTGATTGGTATTACAGAGAGAGAATTGGTGCATTCTTGGATCAGTCCCTCTATTGGATTGCGTACCGGTCTAATGTTGACCGGTTCATCCTATGCTTTAATCTCTCGACCCATGAATACCGGAAATTATCTCTCCCGGTTTACAATCAAGGTGTCACGTGTTCTTGGTTAGGCGTTACAAGTCAGAAACTTTGCATTACAGAGTATGTATCATGCGAACAGAAGATTTGGATTTCGGTTATGGAGAAAACCAGGTCATGGAACAAGATTGCAAGCCTTTCAATGTCGAATTTGATCTCTATACAAGACCATATCTGCGATTATCAAGTAGAGTTCGTGTCGTTTACGAAAAAGAACGATATTGTCGTAACATTCAGTGGGGACTGCGATAATGTCGAGATGGAAGCTGAAAAACGTGTGAAGATAAAGGTGTTCTTATACAAAACCGGTGACAATACATTTCAACAAGTCCGGTTCTGTAACTCTTTAGCCGGGTTTAGGTTTCTCAGTGAATATGTGGAGTCTCCTGTGATTACTGATCACATATTTATTTGAAACAAAGAAAATTTAACTTTAGATTTGTACTTATTATTTTGTTACAAAACTAAACTAGATAATAATCCGCGAGCATGTGAGTTTTTATGATAATAATTGTTCACTAAATTATTTTAATATTTTGTAATACTACAATCTTTATCGATTGTAAAATGACGAATACAAATGTTAATCTCTTAAATGTCTCATCATTGTTGAAGAGTTAACATATTACAGCTCACTTTAATTATTTTTAAGACTTCATATGCACAAAAGAAAATTAGGTTACACAAATATCCAAAACCAAATAGTCAACATATATTGTATAATGATGAAAGGTGATTAGGTTTTCTGCTCTCGATTTTTTTACTATTGACTCTGCATAAGTGATTTTATTTTCTACCTCTATAAAATTGTGTTTTCGTTCTCGTCTCTGTATCATTGATATGAATTTAGTTTATTCTTTAACTTCTTTTATGAATTCGGTGAATTACATAAGTGTCAATTTAAAAAGATGGACATGTGTAAAAATTAGTTTCACTTTAGATACATATATAAGACTCAAAATTTTGAAGAAAATCACCGACAAACTCTATAAACAGGTTAGTGTTCAAATCTAATATATCAAGCTGTTATAGAATATAAGTGCAGACTCAAAATATAAATGTATGTCTAGTATATATTCACCAATTCGGTCTAAAAATCATCTAATTCTATAATAACAAAGCTTACGCTTTTGAGGTTTAGTTACTTAATAGTATACATATAAAAAATATATATAATAATTTACCATTTTTGTATATGTAAACTATGTATAAACTAAGAACTGTTTGATTTATTAAATGATAAACCAGAAAATTTATAATAAATAGTTAATATATCTCATTCTTACAATTATAATAGTTAGATAGGGTATTAGGGAGAAAAAAATATTAGACGAATGATCAAATCTCTCATTCTTCGAACAAACTCAAAAAGAGGTGATTGGAATCTTTTCATGATATTTCATTCAAGGTTTTTTAGGAATAAAAATCAAGACTAAATTACTTAATCTGAATGAAATAATATATATATATAGTGCTTCAAATATTAAAAATCACTTTAATTTTGAAGAAGTGTATTTCTGGGATTGTCAGGATCAAATAAGATATTAGAAACCACCTATTTAAAAAATAATTTGTATGCATAAAAGTATATACATTAGAGTAATCACATAAATCAAAAGCAATACTTTTTATTAATTTACAATCACGTTTTTGGTAAATAAATAAAACCAATAATTTTATTTACTTTAGATGGTATAAATTAAACTTTAGTGATATTGACGTAAATACATAATATATTTTAATATAAATATTTATTATTGATACTTCTTACTCATATGATTTTTAAAAATTTGTGTATTTTCTGTAACAAAAATTTAAACCGTTAATCACAAAAAATTTAATGTGAGATTTTTCAATACAAATTAAAAAATTTAAATATTAAGATCTTAATAATTTCTCACCGCAAATTTTGACATTAACATATTTTTATATAGTATATAATTTATTTAAAATGATATATATATATATATAT
Coding sequences within:
- the LOC106293903 gene encoding putative F-box protein At3g16210 encodes the protein MSEYLSEELAVEILARLTIKDLARFRCVCKTWRNIINSRGFTERHRDISPVKFVSFYDKGFYLLDMEDKHPVIETPRKLDFPLDHQSMIDESTSVLHCDGTLCVTLNNHTLLVWNPSSKRFKIVPNPGIYRDSNILGLGYDPVSNDYKIVTFIDQLGSSTAHVFEFRTGSWRESVRILYPDWYYRERIGAFLDQSLYWIAYRSNVDRFILCFNLSTHEYRKLSLPVYNQGVTCSWLGVTSQKLCITEYVSCEQKIWISVMEKTRSWNKIASLSMSNLISIQDHICDYQVEFVSFTKKNDIVVTFSGDCDNVEMEAEKRVKIKVFLYKTGDNTFQQVRFCNSLAGFRFLSEYVESPVITDHIFI